A window from Photobacterium sp. DA100 encodes these proteins:
- a CDS encoding PTS fructose transporter subunit IIC, producing MAKFSMNKKEKSIGTEVKTAIMTGVSYMLPLIIAGAVIMGIARIGASFYGIDNIWDGSHAEAANAVVRLFHAFDGFGGLALSLMLPVVAGYIAFSIADKPGIAPGMVAGLLAKEMGTGFLGALAAGFIAGYIVKLLVTKVKLPKSVASAGPIFIIPVGGTLLACLVMMYIIGDPLAAMNRGLENWLLGMSDGNKIVLAAVVGGMVGFDLGGPINKAAVTTAMAMLASGIYDPNTAAQVAIIIPPIGIGVATLIWKQRFPHSLQDAGKASTLMGLIGVSEGAIPFALANPKIIVVNVIGSAVGSALAVGLGAVNRAPISGFYGWLAVENWLVYVLAIAVGSGIIAFGSLLVFKGEELPKKQEEAKPKFKITRAQ from the coding sequence ATGGCTAAGTTTTCGATGAATAAAAAAGAAAAGTCGATAGGGACGGAAGTAAAAACCGCCATCATGACCGGGGTTTCGTATATGCTGCCATTGATCATTGCAGGGGCAGTGATCATGGGTATTGCCCGTATCGGGGCCTCATTTTACGGTATCGATAATATATGGGACGGGAGCCATGCTGAGGCAGCCAATGCGGTAGTTCGGTTATTTCATGCATTCGATGGCTTTGGTGGCTTGGCGCTGAGCTTGATGTTACCGGTTGTGGCCGGTTACATCGCATTCTCTATCGCGGATAAGCCTGGGATTGCGCCGGGTATGGTTGCCGGCTTGCTGGCAAAAGAGATGGGAACGGGGTTCCTTGGCGCCTTGGCGGCGGGCTTCATTGCCGGCTACATCGTTAAGTTACTGGTCACGAAAGTTAAACTGCCGAAATCTGTTGCATCAGCAGGCCCTATCTTCATTATCCCTGTTGGCGGTACTTTACTCGCTTGCTTAGTCATGATGTACATCATCGGCGACCCCCTCGCGGCCATGAACCGTGGCTTGGAAAACTGGCTGCTAGGCATGTCCGATGGCAACAAAATTGTCCTGGCGGCGGTTGTCGGAGGCATGGTCGGTTTTGACTTGGGAGGCCCCATCAACAAGGCAGCGGTAACCACGGCGATGGCGATGCTGGCTTCAGGGATCTATGACCCAAATACTGCAGCCCAGGTCGCCATTATTATTCCGCCTATTGGTATTGGTGTTGCTACCCTGATTTGGAAACAGCGCTTCCCGCACTCACTGCAAGATGCCGGCAAGGCATCCACTCTGATGGGGCTGATCGGAGTCTCGGAAGGGGCAATCCCTTTCGCGTTGGCAAACCCCAAGATCATCGTCGTTAACGTCATCGGTTCGGCTGTCGGTTCAGCGCTGGCGGTTGGGCTGGGAGCGGTTAACCGTGCACCTATCTCTGGTTTCTATGGCTGGCTAGCGGTTGAAAATTGGCTGGTGTATGTGCTGGCGATTGCCGTCGGCTCGGGCATCATCGCGTTTGGCTCATTGCTGGTCTTCAAAGGTGAAGAGCTACCGAAAAAACAAGAAGAAGCTAAACCTAAATTCAAAATCACGCGAGCCCAATAA
- a CDS encoding PTS fructose transporter subunit IIB, producing the protein MYFVCVAACPTGVAHTYMAAESLAMVGKELGHEVKVETQGSLGIENEITAEDIERADGCIIAAEVAIAKKERFSSLPVLECAVADPIKHGNAVFEALCEEINNG; encoded by the coding sequence ATGTATTTTGTTTGTGTAGCGGCTTGCCCTACTGGCGTCGCGCATACTTATATGGCTGCGGAATCACTCGCGATGGTTGGCAAAGAATTAGGCCATGAAGTCAAAGTTGAAACCCAAGGCAGCTTAGGTATTGAAAATGAAATTACAGCTGAAGATATAGAACGCGCTGATGGCTGTATTATTGCAGCTGAAGTCGCTATTGCCAAAAAAGAGAGGTTCTCAAGTTTACCTGTCTTAGAGTGCGCTGTTGCTGATCCAATTAAACATGGAAATGCCGTATTTGAAGCATTATGCGAGGAAATAAATAATGGCTAA
- a CDS encoding SemiSWEET transporter, producing the protein MKVISLNVLAVMIMMAVGLPMMIDHPTMLGGVAAACTTLSFLPQVLHTIRTRDTAGISLAMYVLFVFGILCWLIYGLISHDLPLMLGNGITLVLSSIVLLLKLKSKTNERAAA; encoded by the coding sequence ATGAAAGTAATATCGTTGAATGTATTGGCCGTGATGATCATGATGGCCGTAGGTCTTCCTATGATGATTGACCATCCGACAATGCTGGGTGGCGTTGCGGCTGCCTGTACAACCCTGTCATTTCTGCCTCAGGTGCTGCATACCATCAGGACCAGGGATACTGCAGGTATTTCATTGGCAATGTACGTCTTGTTTGTCTTTGGTATTCTGTGCTGGTTGATTTATGGCTTAATATCACATGATCTTCCATTGATGCTTGGGAATGGTATTACACTGGTTCTTTCTAGTATTGTTTTGCTTCTTAAGTTGAAGTCAAAAACAAATGAAAGAGCAGCTGCTTGA
- the ptsP gene encoding phosphoenolpyruvate--protein phosphotransferase: MTKSIEFTNPLVNGIHARPAAEIENRTTPFCCQISLLNISKGTKADAKSVLSLVGADVAVGDECQLVFDGTDEQAAFEAMKAFIEGEFSDCDEPLECSEADVCQPLPVSLLKAEPVYVRGSIVSRGIGKGCPVVCSQVDLHKLAESAAFEENGPADETIKKARHILCQQIEQAIAQAKAQGSREELAILKAHLQIASDSLFSQSLAKHSLQGNPILAIAQASNELKAPMLKSQSSYMRERALDIDDLCARLASLVVGKPLQQPVTLVKESILIADNLTPSEFLALDKRWLKGIVLAQAGQTSHTVILARSFGIPVLTAVEAAEAFVQDAESLVLDGLCGCLIRDPNEKVEQFYLLEHHKHLAKTSLLTAYASSKGQSKDGRALSLYANIAVGLEASSAFERGAEGIGLFRTEMLFMDRDDAPSEEQQYDVYREVIEAAAGKTVIIRTLDIGGDKPLPYLEMPEEENPFLGYRAVRMYPQYQHMIESQIRALLRASRHGEVNIMIPMVACMEEVEWIHQLCQQCEAQLTAEGRVTGCWRLGIMVEVPSARYLLEKAAGLIDFISIGSNDLTQYFMACDRGNRQVGALYDSFHPGFIAFLAEIAKTAKSAGIELGICGEMASDKRALPLLLAMGFDEISLSSPNIIQRRADLAQLEYASCCKLLDEVCGLASLDEVKAKIDQFWQQQDHPEILSEQLVVQCHAIDKAGVIKELTDNLEVHGRAENAVAVEQAIWDREAIFATSLGFGVAVPHCKSAAVNHNSISIAHLEQPIVWNEADGETVSTVIMLTISSHDHEGTHMSIFSKLARKLMHREFRDALMNNALGREQTVSLLKGVLYEQVA; the protein is encoded by the coding sequence ATGACTAAATCAATAGAATTTACCAATCCTCTGGTCAATGGTATTCATGCCAGGCCGGCGGCAGAGATAGAAAACCGGACAACCCCCTTTTGTTGCCAGATTTCCCTGCTCAATATAAGCAAGGGGACGAAAGCCGATGCCAAAAGTGTGCTCTCTCTGGTCGGCGCTGATGTTGCTGTTGGCGACGAATGCCAGCTGGTGTTTGACGGAACAGACGAGCAGGCAGCGTTTGAAGCAATGAAGGCATTTATTGAAGGGGAATTTTCCGACTGTGACGAACCACTGGAATGCAGCGAGGCCGATGTCTGTCAGCCACTTCCGGTATCTTTGCTTAAGGCCGAGCCTGTGTATGTACGTGGCAGTATTGTGTCACGCGGTATTGGCAAAGGCTGCCCGGTGGTTTGCAGTCAGGTAGACCTGCACAAGCTGGCTGAAAGTGCTGCGTTCGAAGAGAATGGCCCTGCCGATGAGACGATAAAAAAAGCGAGGCATATACTGTGCCAGCAAATTGAACAGGCGATTGCACAGGCTAAAGCTCAAGGTAGCCGCGAGGAGCTAGCAATCCTTAAAGCGCACCTCCAAATAGCGAGTGACAGTTTGTTTAGCCAATCATTGGCGAAGCATAGCCTGCAGGGTAATCCCATTCTTGCCATAGCCCAGGCCTCTAATGAGCTGAAAGCCCCGATGCTGAAAAGCCAGAGCAGCTATATGCGTGAGCGAGCCTTGGACATTGATGATTTATGTGCCAGGTTAGCCAGTTTGGTGGTGGGTAAGCCGCTACAGCAACCCGTGACCTTGGTGAAAGAGAGTATCCTGATTGCTGATAACCTAACGCCGAGCGAATTCTTGGCCTTGGACAAACGCTGGCTTAAAGGCATCGTATTGGCACAAGCTGGGCAAACTTCTCACACGGTGATCTTGGCCCGATCATTCGGCATTCCGGTGCTTACTGCTGTTGAGGCTGCCGAAGCGTTTGTCCAAGACGCCGAAAGTTTGGTGCTCGATGGCCTCTGTGGGTGTTTGATCCGCGATCCGAATGAAAAAGTCGAGCAGTTCTACCTGCTGGAGCACCACAAGCACTTGGCAAAAACATCGTTGCTGACCGCTTATGCCAGCAGCAAAGGGCAAAGCAAAGATGGCAGGGCTCTGTCCCTGTACGCCAATATTGCCGTGGGGCTGGAAGCGAGCAGTGCATTCGAGCGTGGGGCAGAAGGGATAGGTCTGTTCCGGACCGAGATGCTCTTTATGGATCGGGACGATGCACCGAGTGAAGAGCAACAGTATGATGTGTATCGCGAAGTGATCGAAGCGGCAGCCGGAAAGACCGTGATTATCCGGACGCTCGATATCGGCGGCGATAAACCTTTGCCATACCTCGAGATGCCGGAGGAAGAAAATCCGTTCCTGGGCTACCGTGCGGTACGTATGTACCCGCAATACCAACACATGATTGAAAGCCAAATCCGCGCTTTGCTTAGGGCTTCTCGGCATGGTGAAGTCAATATTATGATCCCTATGGTTGCCTGCATGGAAGAGGTGGAGTGGATTCACCAGCTATGTCAGCAATGCGAAGCCCAGTTAACGGCTGAAGGGCGTGTTACTGGCTGTTGGCGGTTGGGGATCATGGTAGAGGTCCCTTCAGCCCGTTATCTGCTCGAAAAAGCCGCGGGTTTGATCGATTTCATTTCGATTGGCAGCAATGATCTCACCCAGTATTTCATGGCCTGCGACAGAGGCAACCGCCAAGTAGGTGCACTCTACGACAGTTTCCACCCAGGTTTCATCGCCTTCCTTGCAGAGATTGCCAAGACAGCGAAATCCGCGGGCATCGAGCTTGGTATCTGCGGTGAAATGGCAAGCGATAAACGGGCGCTGCCTTTACTTTTGGCGATGGGTTTTGACGAAATCAGTTTATCCTCGCCCAATATCATCCAGCGGCGTGCTGACTTGGCCCAGCTTGAATACGCTTCATGCTGCAAATTGCTGGATGAGGTCTGCGGATTGGCTTCGCTAGACGAGGTTAAAGCCAAGATCGATCAATTCTGGCAGCAACAAGACCATCCTGAGATTTTGTCTGAACAGCTTGTTGTTCAGTGTCATGCTATTGATAAAGCAGGTGTCATCAAGGAGTTGACCGATAACCTTGAAGTACATGGCAGGGCAGAAAACGCCGTTGCGGTAGAGCAGGCGATCTGGGATAGGGAGGCGATTTTTGCGACATCCCTAGGCTTTGGTGTTGCGGTTCCTCACTGTAAATCAGCGGCAGTGAACCATAACAGTATTTCTATTGCTCATCTTGAACAGCCTATTGTTTGGAATGAAGCAGACGGCGAGACGGTTTCTACAGTGATCATGCTTACGATTTCTAGCCATGATCATGAGGGAACGCATATGAGTATTTTCTCCAAGTTGGCTCGAAAATTAATGCACCGTGAATTTAGAGATGCGTTGATGAACAACGCCTTGGGGAGGGAACAAACGGTATCTCTGCTCAAAGGGGTACTGTACGAGCAAGTGGCATAA
- a CDS encoding glycoside hydrolase family 38 C-terminal domain-containing protein has translation MMSLNKKAYIVPHTHWDREWYFSTEESQVLLVFTMQQVLEQLEQDDGLPCFVLDGQSVMLEDYLSVVPEDSDRVKALVESGKLLVGPWYTQTDQCVVHGESQIRNLMWGCRDAERFGAVMKVGYVPDSFGQSEQLPQLLKHFNIDKCVFWRGIWEGICGNTEFVWRAPDGSEVTTAVLEFGYSAFQGMKPMETHLEGIDQKMSERFWPGERDHFLFMGGHDQKPWQRETVEAIRQANETRPYQYQLCRFEDYFASSTGCSLPVVESEMLYGKYSRIHRGIYSTRYDIKKLNSDVENLLVNQLEPLLTVANQFGLKYPYGLMEKNWKQLMQSHAHDSIGGCNTDSVNRQVKARIEAVRENAERLKAITLKQLADSSTKGKDGEYVLVFNPLPYSRNVQVELELVLPTRRFTIFDGAQDVEQQHVSCELVDINAIVQDPTTLGDERFRSWYRHNVVVSLEGLPACGYRNLRVERLADEEAPADRCQLQTVIDEPVSIANEALSVTVDMHGKISLTCLSSGQHWDDLITLVDGGDDGDNYDFSEPHDDHQIAFGVQQAKGIRVCQGPLRSEIRIDYQADLPADLAERAEKCGSVTQHIEVVLGLAKGSEHLDIALELENKVNDHRLQLHVNGDFARAQSVADQPVGLIRRGNDELALSLWQQQQWTSCPVPIYPMQSVVAGETSQGGIAVMADGVREYQQYDDSIAITLFRAMGFVGKPDLKYRPGRLSGLPDASPDSQLRQPLSFRLALYPFSGSASDAGLCQRVKEWLSTPLTLHNGVVQRFMIAPPVFTAPETFSMLALNQPDVTVSAVKVCEDDSRSVVVRLMNASNNHIALGALPAEWRVQQVDGMERVVGDVTAQTVIPPQGLIGLRLSKANP, from the coding sequence ATGATGTCATTGAATAAGAAAGCGTACATAGTTCCTCATACCCACTGGGACCGCGAGTGGTATTTCAGCACTGAGGAGTCTCAAGTATTGCTGGTCTTCACCATGCAGCAAGTCCTGGAGCAGCTTGAGCAAGACGATGGTCTGCCTTGTTTCGTGCTCGATGGGCAGTCGGTGATGCTCGAGGATTACTTGAGTGTGGTACCGGAAGACAGCGACAGGGTGAAAGCTCTGGTCGAGTCGGGCAAGTTGTTGGTTGGTCCTTGGTATACCCAAACTGATCAGTGTGTTGTCCACGGCGAATCACAAATCAGGAACTTGATGTGGGGGTGTCGTGATGCCGAACGCTTCGGCGCAGTCATGAAAGTCGGTTATGTACCTGACTCTTTCGGCCAAAGTGAACAGCTTCCTCAGCTACTTAAGCATTTCAATATCGATAAATGCGTCTTTTGGCGTGGGATCTGGGAAGGAATTTGTGGCAATACTGAATTCGTTTGGCGGGCTCCAGATGGCAGTGAAGTAACCACGGCGGTACTCGAGTTTGGCTATAGCGCATTCCAGGGGATGAAGCCAATGGAAACGCATCTTGAGGGTATTGATCAGAAGATGAGTGAGCGCTTCTGGCCCGGCGAGCGGGACCACTTCTTGTTCATGGGGGGGCATGACCAGAAACCATGGCAGAGAGAAACGGTTGAGGCTATCCGACAGGCCAATGAAACTCGGCCATACCAGTATCAACTTTGCCGTTTCGAAGATTACTTTGCCAGTAGCACCGGTTGCTCGCTCCCCGTTGTTGAAAGCGAAATGCTGTATGGCAAATATAGCCGGATCCATCGTGGCATTTACTCAACCCGCTACGACATCAAAAAACTCAACAGCGATGTCGAGAACCTGCTGGTCAATCAGCTTGAGCCATTGCTGACGGTTGCTAACCAATTTGGTCTGAAATATCCGTATGGCCTGATGGAGAAAAACTGGAAGCAGTTAATGCAGAGCCATGCCCATGACTCCATCGGCGGCTGTAATACCGACTCTGTAAACCGTCAGGTTAAAGCCCGTATCGAGGCGGTTCGTGAGAATGCTGAACGGCTCAAGGCGATCACACTCAAGCAATTGGCCGATTCGTCGACAAAGGGAAAAGACGGCGAGTACGTTTTGGTTTTCAACCCTCTGCCTTACAGCCGCAACGTTCAGGTCGAGTTGGAGCTGGTATTGCCGACTCGCCGGTTTACCATCTTTGACGGTGCGCAGGATGTAGAGCAGCAGCATGTGTCGTGCGAGCTGGTGGATATCAATGCCATTGTCCAAGACCCGACCACCCTCGGTGATGAGCGCTTTCGGTCCTGGTACCGGCATAACGTTGTGGTGTCACTGGAAGGTTTGCCAGCCTGCGGCTACCGTAACCTCAGGGTAGAGCGCCTGGCCGATGAGGAAGCGCCGGCTGATCGCTGCCAGCTTCAAACTGTGATCGATGAACCGGTCAGTATTGCTAATGAGGCCCTGTCAGTGACGGTCGATATGCATGGCAAGATTAGCTTGACCTGTTTGAGCAGCGGCCAACACTGGGATGATTTAATCACCCTGGTGGACGGCGGCGATGATGGTGACAACTACGACTTTTCTGAGCCGCATGATGACCATCAAATTGCTTTTGGAGTGCAACAAGCCAAAGGGATCCGGGTTTGCCAAGGGCCGCTGCGCTCAGAAATCCGTATTGATTATCAGGCGGATCTGCCGGCGGACTTGGCCGAGCGGGCCGAAAAGTGCGGTTCTGTCACGCAGCACATTGAAGTCGTTCTGGGACTGGCGAAAGGCAGTGAGCATTTGGATATTGCGCTCGAGCTGGAAAATAAAGTCAATGATCACCGGTTACAACTGCATGTTAATGGCGATTTTGCCCGGGCACAGAGTGTGGCGGATCAACCTGTCGGGCTGATCCGGCGTGGCAACGATGAATTGGCGCTGTCGCTATGGCAACAGCAGCAATGGACATCCTGTCCCGTGCCGATTTATCCGATGCAGAGTGTTGTTGCCGGTGAAACGTCACAAGGCGGAATTGCAGTGATGGCAGACGGTGTACGAGAGTATCAGCAATATGATGACTCAATCGCGATAACCCTGTTCCGTGCCATGGGTTTTGTCGGTAAGCCGGATCTGAAATACCGTCCAGGGCGTCTATCAGGTTTGCCGGATGCTAGTCCTGACTCCCAGCTACGCCAACCATTGTCATTCCGTTTGGCTCTTTACCCATTCAGCGGTAGCGCTTCTGACGCCGGGTTATGCCAGCGGGTGAAGGAGTGGTTGAGCACTCCGTTGACCTTGCACAACGGGGTTGTACAACGCTTCATGATTGCTCCGCCAGTGTTCACTGCACCGGAAACTTTCAGCATGTTGGCGCTCAACCAGCCTGACGTGACGGTTAGCGCGGTCAAGGTCTGTGAAGATGATAGCCGCAGTGTGGTTGTTAGGTTAATGAATGCTAGCAATAACCATATTGCGCTTGGTGCGCTTCCAGCAGAGTGGCGGGTTCAGCAGGTTGATGGCATGGAGCGTGTTGTCGGAGATGTCACGGCCCAAACGGTTATTCCGCCACAAGGATTAATCGGCCTGCGCCTGAGCAAAGCTAACCCGTAA
- a CDS encoding PTS fructose transporter subunit IIC, translated as MALLLKKEKTEIDKLREALMTGVSYMIPVIVAGGMMLAFGSLFETLTGVDLKESNSLAAQLINDLKTFGLYGLTLLFPVIAAFVGFGLAGKPAIAPGLIAGMLARDMQMGFLGALLGGLMVGYLVRWMLANIKLPKEFRSLLPMVIIPLIGSAIILFVMKYIVGYPLIALNTGLENWLVGMSGGNKVVMAAVLGAMVGFDLGGPINKAAITVSLGLFAQGIFEPVTASHIAIMIAPFGIGLSTIFAKQYYSKELQENGRAALMMSCVGISEGAIPFILANPALIIINTVGSAISAAMVIMFDSIVQAPAAGILALILSSNFFLYFISIATGVAFVAVATTVLMKRQFTKQATEAETQQQAAKSA; from the coding sequence ATGGCCCTACTATTAAAAAAAGAAAAAACTGAAATAGATAAATTACGTGAAGCGTTAATGACCGGCGTTTCATACATGATTCCAGTTATTGTAGCTGGTGGTATGATGCTGGCTTTTGGTTCATTATTTGAAACCTTAACTGGGGTTGATTTAAAAGAAAGCAATTCTTTAGCTGCTCAATTAATAAATGATTTAAAAACATTTGGTTTATATGGACTGACATTATTATTCCCGGTTATTGCCGCCTTTGTTGGGTTTGGCCTGGCGGGAAAACCTGCCATAGCACCGGGTTTAATTGCCGGTATGTTGGCCCGTGACATGCAGATGGGCTTTTTAGGGGCTCTATTGGGTGGTTTGATGGTGGGGTATTTAGTCCGCTGGATGCTGGCCAATATCAAGCTGCCAAAAGAGTTCCGCAGCCTATTGCCGATGGTGATTATCCCGCTAATCGGCTCGGCAATCATTCTGTTTGTCATGAAATATATTGTCGGTTATCCGCTTATTGCTCTCAATACTGGCCTGGAAAATTGGTTGGTCGGCATGTCCGGTGGCAACAAAGTGGTGATGGCAGCTGTGCTGGGGGCAATGGTAGGTTTTGACTTGGGGGGACCAATCAACAAGGCGGCCATCACGGTGAGTCTCGGTTTGTTTGCCCAGGGGATCTTTGAGCCTGTTACCGCGTCACATATTGCTATCATGATCGCACCGTTTGGTATCGGTCTGTCAACGATTTTCGCCAAGCAATACTACAGCAAAGAATTGCAGGAAAATGGTCGTGCAGCCCTGATGATGTCATGTGTAGGCATCAGTGAGGGGGCAATACCTTTTATCCTCGCCAATCCAGCATTAATCATTATTAATACCGTCGGCAGTGCCATTTCAGCGGCGATGGTGATCATGTTTGACTCAATAGTACAAGCGCCAGCAGCAGGGATCCTTGCGCTGATTCTATCGTCCAATTTCTTCTTGTACTTCATTTCTATCGCTACCGGCGTGGCTTTTGTCGCTGTTGCTACCACGGTACTGATGAAGCGACAGTTCACTAAGCAGGCCACAGAGGCTGAGACCCAGCAGCAAGCAGCGAAATCCGCTTAA
- a CDS encoding PTS fructose transporter subunit IIB produces the protein MYIVCVAACPTGIAHTYMAAEALEVLGKDHGWEVKVETQGSTGIDNEITADDIARADGAIIAAEIAVEGMDRFEPLTVLECAVADPIKQPDAVYETMMHLIHNN, from the coding sequence ATGTATATTGTTTGTGTAGCGGCGTGCCCAACTGGAATTGCCCATACCTATATGGCGGCAGAAGCCCTTGAAGTATTGGGCAAAGATCACGGTTGGGAAGTCAAGGTAGAAACTCAAGGCAGCACAGGTATTGATAATGAGATCACCGCCGATGATATTGCTCGGGCTGATGGCGCTATCATTGCTGCAGAAATTGCAGTGGAAGGCATGGACAGGTTTGAACCACTCACGGTTCTTGAGTGTGCGGTGGCAGACCCAATTAAACAGCCTGATGCAGTGTATGAAACCATGATGCATTTAATTCATAATAATTAA
- a CDS encoding carbonic anhydrase family protein has translation MCNKNCSFDLSKRHLLKLSAGAVAFAAVGGLPSVSYAASLTKEERDAMTPDQVIKSLLDGNQRFIKGEGVEHDYLAQQRTSQQGQYPFAVILSCIDSRAPAEIVLDAGIGELFNSRVAGNVSNSDILGSMEFATAVAGAKVIMVMGHTKCGAVQGAIANVEMGNLTSLLDKIKPAVGKTKFDGERTPENYAFVDAVAKTNVQLTLDEIRKNSETIRDLETKGTIKLVGVMYDISNGKVELL, from the coding sequence ATGTGTAATAAAAACTGTTCATTTGACTTATCTAAACGGCACCTACTGAAGTTATCAGCCGGAGCGGTGGCTTTTGCGGCTGTTGGCGGGCTTCCTTCTGTCTCTTATGCCGCCTCGCTAACAAAAGAAGAGCGGGATGCGATGACGCCAGATCAGGTGATTAAGTCTTTGCTTGATGGTAATCAGCGCTTCATAAAAGGGGAGGGGGTAGAGCATGATTACCTTGCTCAGCAAAGAACAAGCCAGCAAGGACAGTACCCTTTTGCGGTCATTTTAAGCTGTATTGACTCCAGGGCTCCGGCAGAAATCGTTTTGGATGCAGGAATTGGCGAGTTATTTAATAGCCGAGTGGCAGGTAATGTATCGAACAGTGATATCTTAGGAAGTATGGAATTTGCTACTGCTGTCGCTGGGGCAAAAGTCATCATGGTGATGGGGCATACAAAATGCGGTGCTGTTCAGGGTGCCATTGCCAATGTTGAGATGGGCAATCTGACTTCATTACTTGATAAGATAAAACCAGCCGTTGGTAAAACTAAATTTGATGGAGAACGGACGCCAGAAAATTACGCTTTTGTCGATGCTGTTGCGAAAACTAATGTTCAATTAACGTTGGATGAAATAAGAAAGAATAGCGAGACAATACGAGATTTAGAAACAAAGGGTACAATTAAGCTAGTTGGTGTGATGTACGATATTTCCAATGGAAAAGTCGAACTATTGTAA
- a CDS encoding GntR family transcriptional regulator, with protein MVLAQQIRRQLDDLSGTPLYMQLISVIKSAITKGQLQPGDALPSERELGEVLGIARGTVRKSYQKLLEEGILLRIKGSGTFIAPRVSHSMPLLESFSEMADAMGSGAHSELVGYLRRPPTQEESRILHITDVKSEVVELTRLRKVGAVVVSVQKTILPGHLMNNINDLAESLYQLLETRKVPVLSAKQRFSVTVSDSKLAHYLNIKEHHPLLLVTRTGYTHNDTPVEYTFSWCLNDYHNFTIELHRDGH; from the coding sequence ATGGTTTTAGCGCAACAAATAAGACGTCAGCTTGATGACTTGAGTGGTACACCGTTGTATATGCAGTTGATTAGCGTTATTAAATCAGCCATTACAAAGGGACAATTACAGCCCGGTGATGCTCTGCCATCTGAGCGTGAATTGGGAGAGGTACTTGGAATAGCTCGCGGAACAGTTCGTAAGTCCTACCAGAAATTGCTTGAAGAAGGGATACTGCTTCGAATTAAGGGGTCCGGTACATTTATAGCCCCCCGCGTGAGTCACTCCATGCCACTATTGGAAAGCTTCAGTGAAATGGCGGATGCTATGGGGAGCGGGGCTCACAGTGAACTGGTGGGGTACCTGCGCCGGCCACCGACACAAGAAGAGTCTCGTATCCTTCACATTACAGATGTTAAAAGTGAAGTGGTAGAGTTAACACGTTTACGTAAAGTCGGCGCTGTAGTGGTTTCTGTCCAAAAGACAATCCTTCCAGGACATCTAATGAATAATATTAATGATCTGGCGGAGTCATTATACCAATTGTTAGAAACCCGAAAGGTGCCAGTACTGAGCGCAAAACAGCGATTTAGCGTGACAGTATCGGATAGTAAGTTGGCACATTATCTGAACATCAAAGAGCATCATCCACTGTTACTGGTTACTCGTACTGGCTATACCCACAATGATACGCCTGTCGAGTACACTTTTAGTTGGTGTCTAAATGACTACCATAACTTTACTATTGAATTACATAGAGACGGTCACTAG